The DNA window ATACACTTACTGAACTGAATAACTGCAGCCGCGAGGAACTGATTACCATGGTTCTTTCCATGCAGGGACAGCTGGATATGCTGAACCAGAACATAGAAAAACTGATCGAACAGGTACGCCTCGCCAACAGCTATCGTTTTGGCAAACATACGGAAACTTTAAAATCGATCGACGGACAGCTCTCCTTTTTTGATGAAGCAGAAGCTGCATATGATGCATCAGTTCCAGAACCTTCTGCAGATGAGATCCTGCCCACCAAGCGGAGTCAGAAGAAAAAAGGAAAACGGGATCTGGATCTGAAAGATTTCCCTGTAGAGATCCTTCCGCCGTATCATGTTTCCAAAGAAGAACTGGATGCCTTCTATGGCGATGGCAACTGGCGTCAGATTCCAAGTGAGATCTATAAGAGGCTTCGCTACGAGCCGGCATCATGGACCGTTGAGGTTCATACGGTCGAAGTATATGTTGGGACTGACGGTGACCATCAGGACGAATTCATCCGCGGAGAAAGGCCAAAGGATCTGCTCCGGAACAGCATTGTGACCCCGTCCCTGCTGGCAGCTATCCTGAACGTAAAGTATGTAAACTCATCCGCACTTCACCGGATCGAGCAGGAATTCGAGCGCAATGGTGTAAAGATATCCCGGCAGACCATGTCCAACTGGATCATCAAATGTGCTGACAGATACTTTGCACCTTTTGTTGAGCGGATGAAATCAGAACTGCTGTCGCTGCATGTCACACAGTCTGATGAAACGCCGACGCAGGTGATCGCAGACAGCGATCATCCCAACAGCAAGTGTTACATGTGGGTGCACCGTTCCGGTGAACTGTATAAGGAGCGCCCCATCGTGATCTATGAATACCAGAAAGGGCGCGACCACCACAAACCTCTGGATTTTTACCGGGACTATAAAGGGATCCTTGTAACGGACAGCCTCCAGCAGTACCACGTACTTGAAAGGAAACTCCCAGAGGTAACAAACGCGAACTGCTGGGCACATGCAAGGCGCGATTTTGCAGATGCAGTAAAAGCAGCCGATAAAAAAGACCCACAGGCGGTCAAACAGTCGGTTGCATATCAGGCACTGCAAAAGATCGCAGGATTCTATAATATCGATACGGAGCTAAAAGGGCTCTCGTCGGAAGAACGTCTTCAAAAGCGGCAGGAGGTGATCCGGCCGATGGTTGAGGAATTCTTTGCGTGGGTAAAACAACAGGCTGCGGAATGTGCTGTACCGCCGAAATCAAAAACGGCCCAGGGACTGAACTTCCTGATCAACCAGGAAAAATATCTTAAAGTTTTCCTGGAAGACGGCGATGTTCCCATTGACAACTCGGCTTCGGAACGGGCGATCCGGACCTTCTGCATCGGAAAGAAAAACTGGATGTTCCACAACACCGCAAACGGGGCGAATGCCAGTGCACTGGTGTACAGCATTTCAGAAACTGCGAAGCTGAACAACCTGCGGCCGTATTACTACTTTAAGTATATCCTCACAGAGCTGCCGAAACGCTGCGATAAACAAGGAAATATAGATCCTGCGGAATTAGATGATCTGATGCCTTGGTCATCAGAACTTCCAGACGAATGCAGGAAACCACGCCGCTCATAAAAAAGCGGCGTTTCATTTAATGTCAGGCGCATGGTTTGACGTTTACTTTTATCTTCCATAGAAAAAAGGATCCCTCGCAAGGTAGAAGACTAACAAGCCTTGTCCTTGCTGGG is part of the Blautia faecicola genome and encodes:
- the tnpC gene encoding IS66 family transposase; translation: MDHKHTLTELNNCSREELITMVLSMQGQLDMLNQNIEKLIEQVRLANSYRFGKHTETLKSIDGQLSFFDEAEAAYDASVPEPSADEILPTKRSQKKKGKRDLDLKDFPVEILPPYHVSKEELDAFYGDGNWRQIPSEIYKRLRYEPASWTVEVHTVEVYVGTDGDHQDEFIRGERPKDLLRNSIVTPSLLAAILNVKYVNSSALHRIEQEFERNGVKISRQTMSNWIIKCADRYFAPFVERMKSELLSLHVTQSDETPTQVIADSDHPNSKCYMWVHRSGELYKERPIVIYEYQKGRDHHKPLDFYRDYKGILVTDSLQQYHVLERKLPEVTNANCWAHARRDFADAVKAADKKDPQAVKQSVAYQALQKIAGFYNIDTELKGLSSEERLQKRQEVIRPMVEEFFAWVKQQAAECAVPPKSKTAQGLNFLINQEKYLKVFLEDGDVPIDNSASERAIRTFCIGKKNWMFHNTANGANASALVYSISETAKLNNLRPYYYFKYILTELPKRCDKQGNIDPAELDDLMPWSSELPDECRKPRRS